One Methanolobus sp. WCC4 DNA segment encodes these proteins:
- a CDS encoding HAMP domain-containing sensor histidine kinase: MDTNKATNRDLVIGIIGGLFVLYMAHNFDLFEYVVSYVTSHESWEADELFILSVYLTVALSVFSFRRWKEALEEIDKRKALEKDLIIAKNEADTANRTKGKFLADMSHELRTPLNSIIGFSEMLLDEAFGTLDKRQNRYVNNIHKSGNHLLNLINQLLDLSKIESGKVELHLEEFEIDILFEEINEVLDPLAKRKYIDLTYVSDPQIRVVNMDKIKMKQILFNLASNALKFTPEDGSVDIGVQKKGDLMQICITDSGPGIDEQGLKKIFEPFEQLGTNEGSEYKGTGLGLAIVRELVEMQKGHVWAESEPGKGTSFFLELPMNISIDG, encoded by the coding sequence TTGGATACAAATAAAGCAACGAACAGGGATCTGGTCATCGGAATTATTGGTGGCTTATTTGTACTTTATATGGCACACAATTTTGACCTTTTCGAGTATGTGGTTTCCTATGTCACTTCACATGAGTCATGGGAAGCCGATGAGCTCTTCATCCTGTCTGTCTACCTGACTGTAGCATTGTCGGTCTTTTCTTTCAGGCGGTGGAAAGAGGCGCTGGAAGAGATTGACAAAAGAAAAGCACTTGAAAAAGATCTTATTATAGCAAAGAATGAAGCAGATACTGCCAATCGTACAAAGGGAAAATTCCTTGCGGATATGAGTCATGAGTTGCGGACTCCCCTCAATTCTATTATAGGCTTCTCAGAGATGCTTCTTGATGAAGCATTCGGGACCCTTGATAAAAGGCAGAACCGTTACGTGAACAATATTCATAAAAGTGGTAACCATCTATTGAATCTGATCAACCAGTTGCTTGATCTCTCAAAGATAGAATCCGGGAAAGTAGAACTGCATCTCGAGGAATTTGAGATCGACATTCTTTTTGAAGAGATAAATGAAGTGCTTGACCCTCTTGCTAAAAGGAAATACATTGACCTGACATATGTTTCAGATCCCCAGATCCGTGTAGTGAACATGGATAAGATAAAGATGAAACAAATACTTTTTAACTTAGCCAGTAATGCGCTCAAATTCACTCCTGAAGATGGATCTGTAGATATCGGGGTGCAAAAGAAAGGAGATCTCATGCAGATATGCATAACTGATTCAGGTCCGGGTATCGATGAACAGGGTCTCAAGAAGATATTTGAGCCCTTTGAACAGCTGGGGACGAACGAAGGATCAGAGTACAAAGGAACAGGGTTAGGACTGGCCATCGTGCGTGAACTGGTTGAAATGCAGAAAGGACATGTGTGGGCTGAAAGTGAACCGGGAAAAGGTACCAGTTTCTTTCTGGAATTGCCTATGAACATTTCTATAGATGGCTAG
- a CDS encoding diacylglycerol/polyprenol kinase family protein has translation MASISFANELMRKGIHLTSILIILVYVFFGKQETQTLLIVYLVLILTIEHFRLDRGIKLPVFNILLRQKEQMGLGSHVYFTLGALVAVSVFSRDIAFAAILMTTFGDMSAALIGKRFGRIRIFGNGKSLEGCIAEFTVDLIIAVLLLGDPLVAILMAFVATYVETTFISIDDNLAIPVFSGIFAEAAFLLMTHL, from the coding sequence ATGGCTTCTATTTCCTTTGCTAATGAACTGATGAGAAAAGGTATCCACCTGACATCGATACTCATAATACTTGTCTATGTATTTTTTGGGAAGCAGGAAACACAGACCTTATTGATAGTCTACCTTGTACTCATACTCACCATCGAGCATTTCCGACTTGACAGAGGTATCAAGCTTCCAGTATTCAATATACTCTTGCGTCAAAAAGAGCAAATGGGTCTGGGTTCGCACGTTTATTTCACCCTTGGTGCCCTTGTGGCGGTCTCGGTATTCAGCAGGGATATTGCCTTTGCAGCCATCCTTATGACAACCTTTGGTGACATGAGTGCTGCACTCATCGGAAAAAGGTTTGGGAGAATAAGGATATTTGGCAATGGAAAAAGTCTGGAAGGCTGCATAGCCGAGTTCACAGTGGACCTGATAATAGCCGTTCTTTTACTTGGTGATCCGCTTGTAGCCATTCTTATGGCATTTGTAGCCACCTATGTTGAAACGACATTTATCAGTATAGACGACAATCTTGCGATCCCTGTATTTTCAGGGATCTTCGCAGAAGCCGCGTTCCTGTTGATGACACATCTGTAA
- a CDS encoding 4Fe-4S binding protein, with product MPAVVDKDTCTGCELCVDSCPVEAISMNGEKAAVNADECVDCGDCVDVCPVEAIAME from the coding sequence ATGCCAGCTGTTGTTGATAAAGATACATGTACAGGATGCGAACTGTGTGTAGATTCCTGCCCGGTAGAAGCAATTTCCATGAATGGAGAAAAAGCAGCCGTTAATGCAGACGAATGCGTAGACTGCGGTGACTGTGTAGATGTTTGTCCGGTAGAAGCTATAGCAATGGAATAA
- a CDS encoding TfoX/Sxy family protein codes for MAWKKASEELTHLLEEYMPGFDVEFRKMFGSPVYFVRGNMFAGVHQDNIMLRLKPDDQEILFAEHDEAAPFEPMGRRMKEYVLLPPSVSDNDEQMRKWLDISYDYVSSLPLKEKKEKKEKKKP; via the coding sequence ATGGCATGGAAGAAAGCTTCTGAAGAACTGACACACCTGCTGGAAGAATATATGCCGGGTTTTGATGTGGAGTTCAGGAAAATGTTTGGAAGCCCTGTTTATTTTGTACGGGGGAATATGTTCGCAGGTGTCCACCAGGACAACATCATGCTTCGTCTGAAACCTGATGACCAGGAGATCCTTTTTGCCGAGCATGATGAAGCTGCACCTTTTGAACCAATGGGAAGACGGATGAAAGAATATGTTCTCCTCCCGCCCTCGGTATCTGATAATGATGAACAGATGCGGAAATGGCTTGACATATCCTATGATTATGTCAGTTCACTTCCGCTGAAAGAAAAAAAGGAAAAGAAAGAAAAGAAGAAGCCATGA
- a CDS encoding HAMP domain-containing sensor histidine kinase: MNEQIQYTDIFNEVALLYELSLSIGNSFDIQENCDIFLKKLMSRKRVNYVSVWIKDEYLDFQDKDTASLVYAHPEYYSTQKRLPHSHPIISSVSRENVLIIDSRNDDLKDYIVEEKFTRGSCILFPLKDFGVLKLYWMNEVKDLDTIASQLSKVISKFAFSIEACLLHKRALWEIEEKNREFEARMHAESLNRAKSEFLAIMSHELRTPLNSIIGFSEMLIDGVAGELNEKQDHYASNISNSGKHLLAIINDILDLSKIEAGEMELNLEELSVKDIIDDVVLTLGPLVSRNNLTLDVSNTEETFIMADRKKLRQIFLNLVGNSIKFTPAEGNISIYSSQRENMIDICVNDTGIGISPEDQEKLFEPFKQLDSALSRKYDGTGLGLSLVRKLTEMHNGTISVESEVGKGSTFTVSLPLKH; this comes from the coding sequence ATGAATGAACAGATACAGTACACGGACATCTTCAATGAAGTGGCCCTGCTCTATGAACTATCACTGTCCATAGGGAATTCATTTGATATACAGGAGAACTGCGACATTTTCCTGAAAAAGCTTATGTCAAGGAAAAGGGTCAATTATGTGTCTGTTTGGATTAAGGACGAATATCTGGACTTTCAGGACAAAGATACTGCAAGCCTTGTATATGCACATCCTGAGTATTATAGTACTCAAAAGAGACTTCCACATTCCCATCCGATCATATCGTCCGTTTCGCGTGAGAACGTACTGATAATAGATTCACGGAATGATGATCTCAAAGACTATATTGTAGAGGAAAAGTTCACAAGAGGATCCTGTATCCTGTTCCCTCTGAAGGATTTCGGAGTGTTGAAACTCTACTGGATGAATGAGGTAAAAGACCTTGATACCATAGCCAGCCAGTTGAGCAAGGTGATATCTAAATTCGCGTTCTCAATAGAAGCCTGCCTTCTTCACAAAAGGGCATTGTGGGAGATCGAGGAGAAGAACAGGGAATTTGAAGCAAGGATGCATGCGGAATCCCTGAACCGCGCAAAAAGCGAGTTCCTGGCAATAATGAGCCATGAGCTACGTACTCCGCTTAATTCCATTATAGGTTTTTCTGAGATGCTGATAGACGGTGTTGCAGGAGAGCTCAATGAGAAACAAGACCATTATGCCAGTAATATATCAAATAGTGGAAAACACTTGCTTGCAATAATAAATGATATCCTCGACCTGTCAAAGATAGAAGCAGGTGAAATGGAACTCAACTTAGAAGAGTTATCTGTGAAGGACATTATAGATGATGTTGTATTGACCCTTGGTCCATTGGTATCCCGGAACAACCTGACACTTGATGTTTCAAATACAGAGGAAACTTTCATTATGGCAGACAGGAAGAAACTCAGGCAGATATTCCTGAACCTCGTTGGAAACTCTATCAAATTCACACCTGCCGAAGGAAATATCTCCATATACTCTTCCCAAAGAGAGAATATGATAGATATTTGTGTCAATGATACCGGAATAGGCATCTCGCCGGAAGACCAGGAAAAACTATTCGAGCCTTTCAAACAACTGGACTCCGCCCTCAGCAGAAAATATGATGGAACCGGACTTGGACTGTCTCTTGTGAGAAAACTTACAGAGATGCATAACGGAACAATATCAGTTGAAAGTGAGGTTGGCAAAGGTAGCACCTTTACAGTGTCCTTACCCCTGAAACACTGA
- a CDS encoding FIST C-terminal domain-containing protein, translated as MIMEKLMYISTPNVPDIVDAIERLEVQKNETVIILFAEQELPDIPLLISELNKRKIDFFGAVFPGIIHGSERHHSGAIINTLPIIEKPFLIKDISRLPAEFEELAYSFRTLDGKKLTTFIIVDYTASKIPEFLSSLFNMFADSIEYLGCGAGSLEGGSTGPMFTPQGIFEDAAIISFIDMECRLGVRHGWKKAAGPLVVTKCDEKVIKELNWKNAFEVYKETIEAFTGKTIDENDHFEVLKHYPLGIYMEGHEDLVRDVMEITEEGELVCAGGIPENAVLNILTSDKTSLLRSAKTAIDDCFVEEREDIEGCFIIDCVSRSIFLQEGFEDELQVIKNRLENRDIQIIPEGVLSVGEIASMGKDTVEFFNKTVVIGIFHE; from the coding sequence ATGATCATGGAGAAACTTATGTACATATCCACTCCAAATGTACCAGATATTGTCGATGCCATTGAGAGGCTTGAAGTTCAGAAAAATGAAACAGTCATTATCCTTTTTGCCGAACAGGAACTGCCTGACATACCACTTCTGATCAGCGAGTTGAATAAAAGGAAAATAGATTTCTTTGGGGCTGTTTTCCCGGGGATCATACACGGTTCCGAAAGACATCACTCAGGAGCGATAATAAACACACTTCCCATCATTGAAAAGCCATTTCTGATAAAGGATATCAGCAGATTACCGGCTGAATTTGAAGAACTTGCATACTCTTTCAGGACACTTGATGGTAAGAAGCTGACCACATTTATAATAGTGGATTATACGGCCTCGAAAATCCCTGAATTCCTTTCTTCTCTCTTTAACATGTTCGCTGATTCGATAGAGTACCTGGGGTGCGGTGCCGGATCCCTGGAAGGAGGGTCAACAGGACCCATGTTCACCCCTCAGGGGATCTTTGAAGATGCAGCCATTATCTCCTTCATTGATATGGAATGCAGGCTTGGAGTACGCCATGGATGGAAAAAAGCAGCAGGCCCCCTTGTTGTAACAAAATGTGATGAAAAGGTCATCAAAGAGCTTAACTGGAAAAATGCTTTTGAGGTTTACAAAGAAACAATTGAAGCCTTTACAGGAAAAACAATAGATGAGAACGACCATTTTGAGGTCTTAAAGCATTATCCATTAGGCATATACATGGAAGGTCACGAAGATCTCGTTCGGGATGTAATGGAAATTACCGAAGAAGGAGAATTAGTATGTGCGGGCGGTATTCCGGAAAATGCGGTCCTGAATATATTGACCAGTGATAAAACCTCACTTCTCCGGTCTGCAAAAACAGCTATTGATGACTGTTTTGTTGAAGAGAGAGAGGATATTGAAGGTTGTTTCATCATAGATTGCGTCTCAAGGTCCATATTCCTTCAGGAAGGTTTTGAAGATGAACTTCAAGTGATCAAAAATAGATTAGAGAACAGAGATATACAGATAATACCGGAAGGTGTTCTGTCAGTTGGAGAAATAGCTTCTATGGGCAAGGACACAGTCGAATTCTTCAATAAAACAGTTGTTATCGGGATATTCCATGAATGA